The following are from one region of the Corylus avellana chromosome ca1, CavTom2PMs-1.0 genome:
- the LOC132185057 gene encoding transcription factor MYB62-like, producing MPAATKRVCKSSEEDMELRRGPWTLEEDSMLIHYIACHGEGRWNMLAKCAGLKRTGKSCRLRWLNYLKPDIKRGNLTPQEQLLILELHSKWGNRWSKIAQHLPGRTDNEIKNYWRTRVQKQARQLNIESNSKKFVDAVRCFWMPRLLQKMEQTSSPPINSSAPSLVSSASPPPRKLMMPITLNHHHNENSSSEYSNMKISKEESQVPQHPAAPFHAFDNCTATVYNHPNLSDCHLVDSRSFDTEALILDPMSATDTYENSLFDCHMADSDWLSDNMANSLWNMNEIM from the exons atgCCTGCTGCTACAAAGAGGGTGTGCAAATCTAGTGAAGAAGATATGGAGCTAAGAAGAGGTCCATGGACTCTTGAAGAGGATAGTATGCTCATCCATTACATTGCCTGTCACGGAGAAGGTCGTTGGAATATGTTGGCTAAATGTGCAG GACTGAAGAGAACTGGGAAAAGCTGTAGATTGAGATGGCTGAATTATTTAAAACCCGATATTAAGCGCGGGAATCTTACGCCCCAAGAGCAGCTCTTGATTCTTGAACTCCATTCCAAGTGGGGCAATAG ATGGTCAAAGATTGCGCAGCATCTACCAGGAAGAACAGATAATGAAATCAAGAACTATTGGAGAACAAGGGTGCAAAAGCAGGCGCGGCAGCTTAATATCGAGTCTAATAGCAAGAAGTTTGTTGATGCAGTAAGGTGTTTTTGGATGCCAAGATTGCTGCAGAAGATGGAGCAAACTTCTTCCCCCCCTATAAATTCTTCAGCTCCTTCCCTTGTATCCTCAGCATCTCCTCCACCAAGAAAGCTGATGATGCCCATTACTTTAAATCATCATCACAATGAAAATTCAAGTTCAGAATATTCCAATATGAAAATCTCAAAAGAGGAGTCTCAAGTTCCTCAACACCCAGCAGCTCCTTTCCATGCCTTTGATAATTGCACTGCTACAGTCTACAACCATCCAAATCTAAGTGATTGTCACCTTGTAGACAGCAGAAGCTTTGACACGGAGGCACTCATCCTGGACCCCATGTCAGCAACGGACACCTATGAGAACTCTCTGTTTGATTGCCATATGGCGGATAGTGATTGGCTTTCTGACAACATGGCAAATTCTTTATGGAATATGAATGAAATTATGTGA